The Gloeocapsopsis sp. IPPAS B-1203 region GACATGGTGAGGGCTTCTTCTTGATCGTGAGTGACGTAGATGAATGTAATTCCTAAGCGTTGTTGCATCCGTTTGAGTTCGAGTTGCATTTCTTTGCGCAACTTCAAATCTAAAGCTCCCAAAGGTTCGTCAAATAATAGTACTGCTGGTTGTTTGATCAAAGCCCGCGCTAAGGCGACTCGCTGCTGTTGTCCTCCTGAAAGTTGACGCGGATAGCGTTTTTCCATTCCGGTGAGTTTTACTTGCGCTAATACTTCAGCCACTCGATTTTGAATTTCTCGGCGGGGGCGGTTCTCCATTTCGAGTCCAAAGGCGACATTCTGGGCTACAGTGAGATGCGGAAATAATGCGTAGTTTTGAAATACGGTGTTGACTGGGCGGTGAAAGGGTAAGCGATGTGACATTGGTTCGCCGTGAATAAAAATCTCTCCTGATGTGGGAGTTTCAAATCCAGCGATCGTCCGTAGTGTTGTTGTTTTACCACATCCTGATGGTCCAAGGAGGGAGAAGAATTCTCCTGAGGCTATTTGGAGATTAATGTTGTTGACGGCTAGGAAGTCTTTTTTTCCAGTGAATTTTTTGGAGAGTTGTTGGAGTTCGACTGCTGGTATCATTTGTTTGGTAGTGTAGCTTTTTAAGAAACGAACCACATTGGCGTAGCTTTCCCATAGGGTAGGCACAAAGGACACAGAGCAAGAAGACTAGAGAGGGGAAGGTTAGGATGATCGTATGCTCAATTCTATTCACTCGCTCCGGACTTCGTCCCGCTGCGCTAACGCCCCTCGCTCCTCATTAAAGTATTATTTGCCTACTGCGACTTTGACTTCGTTCCAGGCTTCGTCGTAGAGGGGTGTTGCTTGACCGACATCGTTGATGTATTTGAGTTTGGCGAAAACTTCAGGTGGAGGATAGATTGCAGGGTTTTGTAAGTCGGCTTCGTTAATTAGTCCTTTGTCTCTGGCTGTTTTGTTGGGCGAACCGTAGTGAATGAAGTTTGAAATTTTTGCCCCAACTTCGGGTTCTAAAATGAAGTTAATAAATCTTTCAGCAAGTTCTTTGTTAGGGGCGTTTTTGAGAACTACCATGTTATCTGTCCAAACGATTGTTCCTTCTTTAGGAATTGCATAGCGGATTTGCTCGTTTTCTTCCATAACTTGGAAAATATCACCACTCCACTCGTGGGTGAGATCGACTTCACCTTGATCGAGTAGAATTTGACCAGTATCGGGAACAAAAGCAGCGATCGCATCTTTATGCTTGACTAAAAAATCTCGTGCTTGCTGAATTTCTGCGGGATTAGTCGTATTGGGGTCGAAACCGAGATACATTAAAATTACACCCGTGGTATGGCGCATGTCATCCAGCCAAGCGGTTCTTCCCGCAAATTTAGGATCAAACATTGTTGCCCAGCTATCAATTTCTTGATTATTTGTTGCTGTAATGTTGTAACCAATTCCTAAAGTTCCCCATTGATAAGGCAAACTATATTTATTTTCTGGATCGTAGGGTGCATTCACAAATGTTGAATCAAGATGTTTCCTATTAGGAATATTCTCTAAATTTAATTCTTCTAATAAACCTTCATTGGTCATAATTGCGACCATGTAATCTCCAGGAAACGCAACATCATAGCCTGGATTTCCTGGCTGAATCTTAGCATAAAGGGCTTCGCTATTTTCATAAGTATCATACTTAATTTTAGCGTTAAACTCTTTCTCAAACTGAGTAAGAACTTCAGGTGCAATATAAGTAGACCAATTATAAACACTCAATACATTAGACGGTGTATTACCATCACTCACGTTTGTCTGGTTACTCCCACTACATCCGAGTGGTAATATTAAAGCAACAAAAAACAACACTACAAAACTCAAAATTCTTCTCATCATAGAACTCAAATCCTATTCATTACTTGATGAGTTAATCTCTCATGACTTCTCCTTTGCGCCTACCCTATGGGAAGGCTACGCCAATGTGGTTCGTTCACCTCAATTCTTTCGTCCCAACGACCAAAGCAGGTATTATCAACACCAAAGAAGCCAACAACATTAAACTAGAAATAGCATTAATCGCAGGTGTCACCGAAAATTTAATCATCCCGTAAACAAAAAGTGGTAAAGTTGTTGCACCAACTCCAGCGGTAAAGAAAGTCACAACAAAATCATCTAGAGAAAGTGTAAAAGCAAGCAAAGCACCACTAAAAATTGCTGGAGCAATTAGTGGTAAAATAACTTTCGATAATACTTTCCATTCATTAGCCCCTAAATCTAAAGCAGCTTCTTCTAGTGCTGGATCGAGTTCGGCTAAGCGCGCCCTGACAGTAATTGCAACAAAAGAAATATTAAAGGATACATGACCAACAATCATTGTAGGTAAGCCAAAATTCAATCGAATTCCTATAAAATTTTCTATTAACCTAAAGACTAAACTAAAGAAAACTAATAAAGAGATTCCCATTGTAATTTCTGGAATCACAATAGGAAGAAACAATAAACTATCAATAATCACTCGCCCAGGAAAGCGAAAACGTTCTAACGCAAGTGCGATCGCTGTTCCTAAGATTGTTGCTAGAAGTGTTGAAATCACAGCAACGAGTAAACTATTCTGTAATGCATCCCAAATTCGGGTATCAGTCACGTTCGCTGTTAATTGCGAGTCAGCTTGAAGTAAACCACGATACCAATCCAAAGTAAAGCCACGCCAAACAGCATTAAAACGCGATGTATTAAACGAGTAAATAACTAAAATCAGAATTGGCAAATAAATAAAAGCAAATCCTACTGCTGCATGGAGTAATAGCCAACGTTTACCAAGCGATCGCACCAATACATCAAACCTTCTTGAGGCATTATCTGACACAGAAATCGTCATGAGACTTCCTCAGATGTCCGAAAATAAACCAACACCGGAACTAAAACTACCACCATCAGCAACATCGAAAGTGCCGAACCAAAAGGCCAATTACGCGCTTGTAAAAACTGATTTTGAATCAAATTTCCTACCATCAAAGTTTTCGCACCACCAAGAATATCTGGTGTGACAAACGCACCTATAGCTGGAATAAAAACAAGTAAAGATCCTGCTACAATCCCCCGCATTGTTAATGGTAAAACGACACGTATAAAGCTGCGGATATCATTGGCACCCAAATCATATGCTGCTTCAACCAACGAGAAATTAAACCGATCCATTGTGGCATATAATGGCAAAATCATAAATGGCAAATAGCCATAAATTAAGCCCACTGTAACAGCAAAAGAAGTAAACAATAAATTTAGAGGTGCATCAATAATTTGAAAATTTTGTAGCGCTACATTAATCACCCCCTCTTGTCGCAAAAGCACAATCCAAGCGTAAGTACGCACCAAAAAATTAGTCCAAAAAGGAACAATTACCAGTAATACTAGAACATTCCGCCACCGCCCAGAACATGTAGCAATAAAAAATGCTAATGGATAACCAATAATTAAGCAAGTAACTGTCGTTATTAAAGCCAACCCTATCGAACGCCAAATAACTCCTAAATACAGTTCACTCGTCAGTCGTTGATAACTCTCTAAACTAAAACTCCAAACAACCCCGCCATACGTTCCCCGCTGCAAAAAACTGTACAGCAACACAATCAATAACGGCAGAATAAAAAATAGCAACAACCAAAAAGTTGCCGGAAATAACAGAAACGCCAAACTTCTACGCTTGTGAGATTCTATAGTTGATCTCATTATCCAAAATCAATCTTTGAATTCTTCCTTTGCGAACTTTGTGTCCTTGGTGGTAGCCTACGGCAAGCCGCTGTGCGTCTACGTTTCAAGAACAACATTTATGCTTCGCCGCCGAAGGAGGAACATCAATCGCCGGACTCTTATCAAAAAAGCCCACAGGTTTTAACATAAAACCAATATAAGAGACAGGCATCACAGGCCAATCCTCTGGACGGGTCACATGATTGTGTCCAAACGTATACCAAACCACAACGTCTGTATTCTCAATTGCCCGATTTGCCTTTGTCCAAATAGGTAATCCCGCATCACCTGGATGTTGATTAGGATAATCACCCGCAGCATAGAGTTCATCAGGATTATAGGGAGTCACCCACAAGTGCTTCGTCATAAATCCCGCACGTTTGATCACACTTGATTCGGGATGTGCAAACGGTAAAATGTTTTCACCAGGCATCAGCTTATAACTCACAGGCTGACCAAGGCTATTGTGCACTGCAGGATTGATAATCTTCCAATAACGTCCTGTAAAAGGATCAATGATGCGTTGTGCTTCTGACTCAGTTGATAAGAGCTTAGACTCAGCATAAAAAGCATTACCATAAGGATTATCAGGTCCCAAGGGTTCCGCTTGTGTATTCACTTCGTAAACTGAGTTATTTTCCCCATCAACGCACATATCCAGACGCACGTTAAAGAAGTGTTGATGAATTGGGGCGTTTAACTGCGGTGCAATCAGCGTACCGTACTTCGGTACTTCATTAGGCATTGCGGCAGCAGTATTAACAATACCAGTCAGCTTCACTTCGTACTGAATCGTACCATCTTGGTAAAAATACCAGAAGAACCCATATTCATAATTACCAACTGTCGCGATAAATGAGACGACTAAACGACGCGATCGCCTTACTTCAGTATGATCCGTTCTCCAATCAACGTGTTTCCAGAGAATGCCAAAATCTTCCTCATGCATACATATTGCATTTTCAATCTTCACTACTTGTCCGCGACTACTCGTCATATAAGCATCAAAGTAGCGAATCTCACCCAAGCAATCACAACCTAAAGTTAAGGAATTTGCCAAAGTCCCTACACCATACTCCCCAACATCAAACGCATTTTTGCGGTAATGCTGCGGTCGAGGATCGCCATAAGGTACTACCATGTCGGCTAACGAAGCGCGATATACAATTGGACGCACGCGCCCTTGATCTTCGTAACCTACAGTGTATAAAACTAAACCTTCTCTTGGCGTAAACCCGATACGAAATTGCCACTTTTGCCACTTAATAAAGTTTCCTTGTACCTCAAAACTTGTACCCTCCGGCTGCGTAATTTCTAGAGGTTTGATATCGCTGCGTAAATCTTTAATAAACTCTGTGGAATAATTTCCTGAATTCGGCGGTAAAGGAACAACACCATAATCCTCAACCCGAATTACTTCCATTTTATTCAAATCAACAACCGGAATCACGCCTTCAATCGGACGCGCATAACCGTTATCCGTCGGACTCGAACGCACCCAACACAACGCCCGTGACAGTCGCAATCCCTTTTCATCTTCAATGGCATAATAACCCGCCGACCACGGGTCAACCATTACCAAACTTGGATCGGTAATTCCGCGTTTCTTGATCGCTTTCTGAAACTCAGGACTCGCTTTAACCGCTGCTTCGCACTCAATAAATTCATCCAGCATAATAGAGGGCTGGACATCAGAAATTTGCTGCCACGACTTGACAGTTTCAGTATTAAGTGAGACAACCGCCTCATATGTCAATCCATCTTCATTATTCAGAATCCCAATAAAAGCCTCGCGCTCAATACTGTCACCCTCTTCAAAATTAAGAACGACACTCTTAGGAGGTTCCTTAAGAACAACCATCGGAAACCTAACTTTTTCCCCCAAGTCGTACTCTGCTTTAACCGTTGCGACAGCAACTGTAATTTCTTCAGGCGTTAGTGGGTCGAGTGGATGCCTTGCCGAAGCTGATTTAGTAAATGTATCAGGTAATTGATGTGCAGTAGTCATAATCGCTCTTTGTAGGTGTAAACCTCTGGCTTATAAAGTGAAGCGATTCAGAGTGATGCGATCGCGCTTTTCTCAGAGCCAAAGGTGATTGCACTTTGCCTTACACTACGGCGCTTGTCATAACACGTTTGTAGCCAAATTTACCAATCCTCTTCACAAATCGATTTTCCATAATCTACATTCCTAACGATTCCTTTTCTAACCTCCTAACTCTCTAGCAAAACCCGACTATTTTTATCGGGTATGTTTGACGCGAAAAAATGCACCGTGTTACTATCAGGCGACAGTTGACGGAAAAAAATGAAGTAGAGAGCGATCCATGACCCAGGCAAAAACCATCAACCCCACAGCAGCAACCTTCAAAGCCCTCAAATGTAAGGAATGTGGTGCTGAATACGAACTTGCGGCTAGCCATGTCTGTGAAGCTTGCTTTGGGCCATTGGAAGTTACCTACGATTACAACACCCTCCGCCGCACCGTAACGCGCGAAACTATTCAATCGGGACCAAATTCAATTTGGCGCTATCGTTCTTTCTTACCCGTTGCAACTGAAAATGTCATTGATGTAGGTACAGGGATGACTCCCCTTGTACAAGCAAACCGCTTAGCCCGTCGCCTGGGATTGAAAAAGCTATACATCAAAAATGATGCCGTTAATATGCCCACCCTTAGCTTCAAAGATCGGGTGGTATCCGTAGCATTATCCCGCGCACGAGAGCTAGGCTTTTCAACCGTATCGTGTGCAAGTACCGGAAATTTAGCAAATTCAACTGCAGCGATCGCCGCTCATGCAGGATTAGATTGTTGTGTATTTATCCCCTCTGATTTAGAAGCAGGTAAAGTCTTAGGTACGCTCATCTACAGCCCTACCGTAATGGCAGTACAAGGTAACTACGACCAAGTAAACCGCTTGTGTTGCGAAGTTGCCAATACATATGGTTGGGGATTTGTCAATATCAATTTACGTCCTTATTACTCGGAAGGTTCCAAAACTCTTGGCTATGAAGTCGCCGAACAACTCGGCTGGCAATTACCCGATCACATTGTTGCGCCCCTAGCCTCAGGTTCCTTGTTCACAAAGATCTACAAAGGATTCCAGGAGTTTACTCAAGTCGGCTTAGTCGAAGATAAAAGCGTCCGGTTCAGCGGTGCGCAAGCCGAAGGTTGTTCCCCCATCGCGCAAGCCTACAAAGAAGGACGCGATTTTGTTAAACCCGTCAAACCCAACACAATCGCCAAATCAATCGCCATTGGAAATCCAGCCGATGGCATCTATGCGCTCGAAATTGCGCGGAAAACCAACGGTAACATTGCATCAGTTACCGATGCGCAGATCATCGACGGCATCAAACTACTCGCCGAAACCGAAGGCATCTTCACCGAAACCGCAGGCGGGACAACGATCGCAGTTCTCAAAAAACTAGTGGAAGCTGGTAAAATTGACCCCGACGAAACCACAGTCGCCTACATTACTGGAAACGGACTCAAAACCCAAGAAGCCGTACAAGGCTACATCGGCGAACCGTTGACGATTGAAGCCAAGCTTGATAGTTTTGAACGTGCGTTAGAGCGATCGCGTACTTTAGAGCGTCTTGACTGGCAACAAGTCTTGGTATAAGTCTTCTGCTCAAGTCTTACTCTCGTCAACTGTTAAATTGTCAAATCAGGGGCATCTTTGCTATCTGGGCGCATAAATATGCGCCTTCACTAACTCTAGGATTGTTATCTCAACTATGGCTGTTAAAGTACTCATTCCCACTCCATTACAGAAATTTACCAATAATCAAGCGACGCTCGAATGCGACGGTAGCAATATAGCAGAACTTATAGAAGCGCTAGAAAAAAGCTGCCCTGGTATCAAATCGCGGCTTTGTGACGAACAAGGACAACCACGGCGATTTTTGAATCTATACGTCAATAGTGAAGATATCCGCTTTTTGGATGGAACCGAAACACCCCTCAAAGAAGGCGATGAAGTGAGTATTGTTCCGGCTGTTGCAGGTGGTTAGACATTGTGGTTGAAATCAAGATGAGTAAGTTAAAACTCAAGGCATAATCTGCCTATAAATAACCCTTAGGAGTAGAGTAGTGTTATTGACATCTGCTCTATTTTATGTTGTTCGGTAAGCCAATCTTTAGTAACACTTTTGCTTTAAATATCAACTCTTTGAGAAGTATTATATCGCTTGACACTGACAGGCGAATTAGTTTATTCTGCCAACGTTCTTAATAATTACTTGCAATAATCCTCATGCAAATCTATGCGGTTAAAGACTCCTGCAAAGGTGGAAATCGTGTGAGGGCATAGTAATTCCGATTACCACTTATCGTTCATCTGGGCGATAACAGATGGTGCAGCAGTTGGATTATGTATGGTGTGAGGCAAAAGTGAAGTTGCATCTTTTAATTTCCTACATGGCATTGCTCAGTGTTGGGAGTATTCCGACCGCAATTGCATCGCCAAAGTCACTTAATAATATTGCTAATAATTCTTATCAATCACTGCTTAGAAATGTAAAACAACTTGATAAAACAACGCAGCGATTATCTCAGGCTTCCCCGCCAGCAACTGAGGTTGTCCAAATTCAAGGTGTGAGGTTAAACCCAACGGCTAATGGATTGGAAGTTATTTTAGAAACCTCTACTCCACAAAAGCTAGAACTCTCGACAGCAAGCGAGAACGCAACTTTGATTGCCAATGTTGTCAACGCGCAGTTAGTGCTACCAGAAGGTAATGCGTTTTTAGCAAATGACCCAGCAGACGGAATTACTGCTGTTCGAGTCGTAAATCTCGATGCCAATATAATTCAGGTACAGATAATTGGAAGCGTAACAGTACCACAAGTTGAAGTCTTAGAGAGCGATCGCGAAGGGTTAATCTTCAGTGTAGTACCGCCAGCAGCCGTAACCGAAGCTGATGAACTTAACATCGTAGTGACAGCCACACGTACCGCCGAAGCGTTGGAGAATGTCCCGCGTTCAGTCACGACAATAACACGCGAACAACTCGACGATCAAACAACGGTTATAAGAAATTTACCCGATATCTTAGGTCAATTAGTTCCTGGCTTTGGTCCGCCAACACAAAACCGGAGAACTGGGCGTTTGCAAACATTGCGGGGTCGTCCACCACTAATTTTAATTGATGGAGTCGTACAAAGTACAAATGCTGGCTTCGATCGCCAACTCAATGCTATCGATCCATCAGCAATCGAACGAATTGAAGTTGTGCGTGGTCCTAGTGCTGTATATGGTCAGGGTGCAACGGGTGGAGTTATCAATATTATCACGCGGCAACCTACTGATGAGCGGCTGCAATCCGAGTTAATTATCGGTACGCGCACCGACGACGAACTACGCGGCGAAGGTTTTGGTTACAGTTTGAAATATGGTTTAGCGGGTAATGAAGGTAATGTAGACTATCGGATTAATACCTCTTTAGAAACAAACGGTGGTTGGTTTGATGCTGAAGGTAATCGTATTCCACCGAACGATATTGTCGATACAGAAACTCTCAACTTGTTGGCTAAGGTGGGAATCAATCTTGACGCAGAACAACGGCTAGAATTGACATACGATATATACCGCGATCGCGTCGATACCGAATTCATTTCAGACCCCAGCATTTTAGATATTCCTGGGCTACAAACCGCCAGGGCGCTGCGCGTCGGCGAAATTGCCCAAGAAGAACCAAGTAGACAAACAAACCAAGTCGCGAGTTTGAAATATCGCCATGAAAACTTAGGAGGTTCGCAACTCGACTTACAACTCTACTATCAAGACACCCAGATAGCGCAAGAAATTCAAGATATTAGAACCTTCTTTGGTGACGTTCCGCCGTTTATTCCTGGGATATTTCAGACGAATCTCGATCAAAGTAAATGGGGCGCTCGATTACAAGTCGAAACGCCGTTTTCTGAGTCAACACGCCTACTGTGGGGTGCAGACTATCTGCAAGAGGACAGCGATCAACCGTTTTTAGTCATCGATCCTGTTGCTTTTGATACGCGGCGTGAAGCTAATGTATTGACAACTGCTACACAAGTACCACCTTTTCAATTAAACAGTCTGGGAGTGTTTGCCCAAGTTCAGTGGGATTTGAGCGCACAATGGTTACTCAGTGGAGGATTGCGCTATGAAACGATCGGGTTTGAGGTCAATGACTTTTTTGCCAACCCCTTTGCTGATTTTGACAACGCACCAGCGTTAGTGTCAGGTGGTTCTAACCGCGTTGATGATGTTGTTTTTAATCTTGGCAGTGTTTATAAAGTCACCGATGAAATCAGTTTCTTCGCCAACTTCGCGCAAGGTTTTGCGGTTCCCAGTTTAGATTTTCTTGGTCAAGCAACCGCAGGCTTTGCAATTGAAGACGATAATTTATTGCAACCAGAGAAGGTGAACAACTACGAAATTGGGGTTCGTGGCACTTGGGGAACAGTACAAGCAACGCTGGTTGGTTTCTATAACCACTCCGATTTAGGACAAAACCTTGTGATTGCACCCAGTGGTCTGACAAATGCAGCACGAGGTCCGCAACGCAACTATGGCATAGAAGCAACACTCGATTGGCAACCAAGCGATCGCTGGGGTTTTGGCAGTAGCTTAACATGGAACGAAGGTGAAGCTAATTTTCCTGATGATAGTCGCGGCTGGCTAGCGCTAAGTAGTCTAGACGTTCAACCGCTCAAGTTGACAGCCTACATAGAAAATGAAACGCTACCAGGATGGCGAAATCGCTTGCAATTGCTTTTAGTTGGCGATCGCGACCGCGCATTTGAAGAAGAGGTAGAGGAATTTCAAATCGAGGGCTATACAACGCTCGATTTCATCAGCAGCCTCCAAATCGGTCAAGGAAGACTCGAACTCGGTATCGAAAACTTGTTGAATCAGCAGTATTTGCCTGTGAGTTCGCAAGATGGTACTGGAATTCGCGAAATTGTCCGCGAGGCGGCTAGAGGTAGAACAATTAGCGTGCGGTACGCAATTGAATTTTGATAGTGAATTTGCAGTCGGTTCTATGATTATGTGTCTGAGGCGGTGGTTAAAATCTAAGCAAGTGCGCCAGCTAATTTACTTTATTTTGTTTGGCTTGACTTTAACTGCAATTTGTGCATGCAACCAAAATCCTTCGCCACAGGCAGACGATCTTTCTACATCAGGTGCTGTGCGCGTTGTGAAACACGCAATGGGTGAAACCAAGATTGCAACCACTCCGCAGCGAGTCGTTGTCCTCGATACAGCCCCACTTGATGCAGCCTTAGCATTAGGTGTTCAACCGATTGGCGCAAGTTTGCCACGCACGGATGCTTTACCAGCTTATCTCGGCGATCGCACCGCCGGAATTACACCTGTCGGTGAAAATCCACCCAACTTAGAATCAATTGTCCGCCTTCAGCCAGATTTAATCATCGGCAATACAAACGCGCATCGACAAATTTATGACAAGTTATCGCGAATTGCTCCAACAATCCTCACCGCCGGAAACAGTACTGACGGACAGTGGAAACAAGAACTAAGACTGTATGCAGCAGCACTCGGTCGCACCGATGCAGTTCAAACACTACTCAACGACTACAATCAGCGTGTCAAAAAACTCAAACAGCAGCTAAAACAAGCTGACGACCTCCAAGTGTCTGTGATTCTGACTGCTCAAGAGTGGATCGCTTTTTACACCAAAACGAGTTTTCCAGGTTCGGTACTGCAAGATGTTGGTTTAGCTCGCCCTCCGATTCAAAATATTGAGGGAAAATCCTGGGTACAAGTATCGCAGGAAGACCTTCAGAGTATCGATGGTGATGCGATCTTTCTACTTCATGTCGCTTCAGATAAAATGCCAGGAAGCTTTACAGTGAACCAATTTGTGAAAAATCCGCTCTTTTCGCAATTAAAAGCCGTTAAACAGGGACGAGTATACGAAGTCGATGCTGAAGTTTGGCATCTTGGGAGCAATATTTTGGGAGCAAATCGTATTCTTGATGACTTGTTCAAATATTTGGTAGAAAACACCCACTGAAACTATTTGTCGTGGAGACGATCGCCTTTACTTATGACATCAAAGAAATTGATTGCGGCGATTCTGTGTCAATATTTAAAAAAGTAGTAAATTGACAAGTGTGCGTGAAGCAAAGCGATCGCGTTTAAAGCTAGATATAACTAAGGATTAACCTAAGCAATGGCAGACGAAAAAACTCCAAGCCCTAATGGAGACGAAAAACCTAACGTTGCTGAACAAGCCCCTGAAGGAAAAACTGCAAAAGAGGAAGCTCCTCCAAGTACAGTAGAAGAACAAGCGCCTAGCGTCGTCGCAGAAAATCTTCACAGTACGGACGAACCTGAAACTACAGATATTCCTTCTGCAAATGCTCCTGATCCGCAAGCAGCAAATCCTGAAGTGAATCCTAATGCTGCTAAAGCAAAATCAGCAGCAGCGGATACATCGAGTGCTCAATCAGAAGAATCTACCCCAGCCAAACCAGCTGCTAAAAAAACTCCTGCTGCTAAAGGTGAAAAACCAGCTGC contains the following coding sequences:
- a CDS encoding TonB-dependent receptor, with the translated sequence MVQQLDYVWCEAKVKLHLLISYMALLSVGSIPTAIASPKSLNNIANNSYQSLLRNVKQLDKTTQRLSQASPPATEVVQIQGVRLNPTANGLEVILETSTPQKLELSTASENATLIANVVNAQLVLPEGNAFLANDPADGITAVRVVNLDANIIQVQIIGSVTVPQVEVLESDREGLIFSVVPPAAVTEADELNIVVTATRTAEALENVPRSVTTITREQLDDQTTVIRNLPDILGQLVPGFGPPTQNRRTGRLQTLRGRPPLILIDGVVQSTNAGFDRQLNAIDPSAIERIEVVRGPSAVYGQGATGGVINIITRQPTDERLQSELIIGTRTDDELRGEGFGYSLKYGLAGNEGNVDYRINTSLETNGGWFDAEGNRIPPNDIVDTETLNLLAKVGINLDAEQRLELTYDIYRDRVDTEFISDPSILDIPGLQTARALRVGEIAQEEPSRQTNQVASLKYRHENLGGSQLDLQLYYQDTQIAQEIQDIRTFFGDVPPFIPGIFQTNLDQSKWGARLQVETPFSESTRLLWGADYLQEDSDQPFLVIDPVAFDTRREANVLTTATQVPPFQLNSLGVFAQVQWDLSAQWLLSGGLRYETIGFEVNDFFANPFADFDNAPALVSGGSNRVDDVVFNLGSVYKVTDEISFFANFAQGFAVPSLDFLGQATAGFAIEDDNLLQPEKVNNYEIGVRGTWGTVQATLVGFYNHSDLGQNLVIAPSGLTNAARGPQRNYGIEATLDWQPSDRWGFGSSLTWNEGEANFPDDSRGWLALSSLDVQPLKLTAYIENETLPGWRNRLQLLLVGDRDRAFEEEVEEFQIEGYTTLDFISSLQIGQGRLELGIENLLNQQYLPVSSQDGTGIREIVREAARGRTISVRYAIEF
- a CDS encoding iron-siderophore ABC transporter substrate-binding protein, whose product is MNFDSEFAVGSMIMCLRRWLKSKQVRQLIYFILFGLTLTAICACNQNPSPQADDLSTSGAVRVVKHAMGETKIATTPQRVVVLDTAPLDAALALGVQPIGASLPRTDALPAYLGDRTAGITPVGENPPNLESIVRLQPDLIIGNTNAHRQIYDKLSRIAPTILTAGNSTDGQWKQELRLYAAALGRTDAVQTLLNDYNQRVKKLKQQLKQADDLQVSVILTAQEWIAFYTKTSFPGSVLQDVGLARPPIQNIEGKSWVQVSQEDLQSIDGDAIFLLHVASDKMPGSFTVNQFVKNPLFSQLKAVKQGRVYEVDAEVWHLGSNILGANRILDDLFKYLVENTH